One window of Neorhodopirellula lusitana genomic DNA carries:
- a CDS encoding transporter substrate-binding domain-containing protein yields the protein MQYGLVFVLLVLGPCASSLMAQEDVAVADAVPEVKAVAATVEAAQPSPRVLRVGTKQSPPFAIKHADGSWTGISIELWKQLTDELNLEYEFEELTLDQMLVGLESRELDAAVAAISVTSDRHDRVGFCHPHFSTGLGIAVNARDQTTAWTLIRRVVSSRLIKIMVTMICIVFVCGLLFWQFERKRNTAMFGGKRRQGIWMGVWWSTTLLLGNKGVAPVSAMGRILAASAMMSSIMVLSILTGVITSVLTVQQLDTGIARATDLHDVRVATVASSTSADYLRQRRIFFRGYATPREAIEAVIKGEADAVVYDAALLKYLATEEFSNRIDVLPVSFNVQEYAIALQLNSPLRKPLNTELLRYRESDAWDQLVYRYLGE from the coding sequence ATGCAGTATGGGCTGGTGTTCGTTTTGCTGGTGCTGGGGCCGTGTGCGTCGTCCTTGATGGCCCAGGAGGATGTTGCGGTTGCCGATGCGGTCCCGGAAGTGAAGGCTGTTGCCGCGACTGTGGAAGCTGCCCAACCCTCACCGCGTGTTTTGCGAGTGGGGACGAAACAGAGTCCGCCATTCGCGATCAAGCATGCCGATGGTTCCTGGACGGGGATCAGTATCGAGCTTTGGAAGCAATTGACGGATGAGCTGAACTTGGAGTATGAGTTCGAAGAGCTCACGCTCGACCAGATGCTGGTCGGTTTGGAATCCAGGGAATTGGATGCGGCTGTGGCGGCGATCAGCGTGACGTCGGACCGTCATGATCGGGTCGGGTTTTGTCATCCGCACTTTTCAACTGGTTTGGGGATCGCCGTCAACGCTCGCGATCAGACCACGGCGTGGACGTTGATCCGCCGTGTCGTTTCGAGCCGGTTGATCAAGATCATGGTCACGATGATCTGCATCGTCTTTGTTTGCGGCTTGCTGTTTTGGCAATTCGAACGGAAACGAAACACGGCGATGTTTGGTGGGAAACGCCGGCAGGGAATCTGGATGGGGGTTTGGTGGTCGACGACGTTGCTGTTGGGTAACAAAGGCGTGGCACCGGTCAGTGCAATGGGGCGGATACTCGCGGCCTCGGCCATGATGTCGAGCATCATGGTGTTATCGATTTTGACCGGCGTGATCACGTCGGTGTTGACGGTGCAGCAGTTGGATACCGGGATCGCACGCGCGACCGATTTGCATGACGTCCGGGTGGCGACGGTGGCATCAAGTACCAGTGCGGATTACCTGCGTCAGCGGCGCATCTTTTTCCGAGGTTACGCAACGCCTCGTGAGGCTATTGAAGCGGTCATCAAGGGAGAGGCGGATGCGGTTGTTTATGATGCTGCGTTGCTGAAGTATCTTGCCACGGAAGAGTTCAGCAATCGCATTGATGTGCTTCCGGTGTCGTTCAATGTTCAGGAATACGCGATCGCGTTGCAGCTGAATAGCCCGCTGCGGAAACCGCTGAATACTGAGCTTCTGCGATATCGCGAGAGTGACGCTTGGGATCAACTTGTCTATCGGTATCTAGGGGAATGA
- a CDS encoding transporter substrate-binding domain-containing protein, giving the protein MKFGFSTGRNAWARAFVAAMFCVGVVCLWGVCGELPGVVGQDTLNQEALNQQASNQEAPSQESAERDAVSASQGEDAKPADAAPVRLMVPDKLVVATREVPPFAMRSEDSQWTGISIDLLREVKAELEVESGHDIAFEFREMSLADMLDAVENSEVDLAAAAITMNYEREKRMDFTHSFHTSGLGIAVGAKQRRSGWSGIVDAVLSKTFLRIVAGLFLAMLVSAVGIYLFERRHNREHFDHGWMKGIASGMWWAAVTLTTVGYGDKVPKSLGGRLIGLVWMFAGLFIIAGFTAAVTSALTLTELRMRINGPSELSGVKVATVEGSTSADYLRSRHILSVKHKDVDSALKSLVANQCDVVVYDAPILRYQTYQNYSGEAFVLPVTFERQNYAFALPSGSPLSEVINRVLLRQTSSPDWDDVLATYFGESQQK; this is encoded by the coding sequence GTGAAGTTTGGGTTTTCGACCGGACGAAACGCATGGGCTCGGGCGTTTGTTGCCGCGATGTTTTGCGTAGGGGTGGTGTGCTTATGGGGAGTGTGCGGCGAGCTTCCCGGCGTAGTGGGCCAGGATACATTGAATCAGGAGGCTTTGAATCAGCAGGCTTCGAACCAAGAGGCGCCTAGCCAGGAATCGGCTGAGCGGGATGCGGTGTCGGCCAGTCAGGGTGAAGATGCGAAACCCGCGGACGCTGCACCGGTTCGGCTGATGGTGCCTGATAAGTTAGTCGTGGCGACTCGGGAGGTGCCGCCCTTTGCGATGCGAAGTGAGGACAGCCAGTGGACTGGGATTAGCATCGATCTGTTGCGAGAAGTCAAAGCAGAGCTCGAGGTTGAGTCCGGGCACGATATAGCATTTGAATTCCGGGAGATGTCGCTGGCAGACATGCTCGACGCGGTCGAGAATTCGGAAGTTGATCTGGCTGCTGCGGCAATCACGATGAACTACGAGCGTGAAAAGCGGATGGACTTCACGCATTCGTTCCATACCTCTGGGTTGGGGATCGCGGTTGGGGCGAAGCAGAGACGGTCGGGCTGGTCGGGTATTGTCGACGCGGTCTTGTCGAAAACGTTCCTGCGGATTGTGGCTGGGTTGTTCTTGGCAATGTTGGTGAGTGCGGTCGGGATCTACTTGTTCGAACGTCGCCACAATCGCGAGCATTTCGATCACGGTTGGATGAAAGGGATCGCGTCGGGAATGTGGTGGGCGGCGGTCACGCTGACCACGGTGGGTTACGGCGATAAGGTGCCGAAGTCGCTGGGGGGACGATTGATCGGGCTGGTTTGGATGTTCGCGGGACTGTTCATTATCGCGGGCTTCACGGCGGCCGTGACTTCCGCCTTGACACTGACAGAGCTACGGATGCGAATCAACGGTCCATCGGAGTTGTCGGGGGTGAAGGTGGCGACGGTGGAGGGCTCGACGTCGGCGGACTACTTGCGTTCCAGACACATCTTGTCGGTGAAGCACAAGGATGTGGATTCGGCGCTGAAGAGTTTGGTCGCGAATCAGTGCGATGTGGTTGTCTACGATGCACCGATTTTGCGTTACCAGACTTACCAGAACTATTCCGGTGAAGCGTTTGTGTTGCCGGTGACGTTCGAACGCCAGAACTACGCGTTTGCCTTACCCAGCGGCAGCCCGCTGAGTGAGGTGATCAACCGTGTGTTGTTGCGTCAGACCTCCAGCCCGGATTGGGATGATGTGCTGGCAACTTACTTTGGTGAAAGCCAGCAAAAGTAG
- a CDS encoding polysaccharide biosynthesis/export family protein translates to MKNNLTPRVSSRNVKRTSSVATMSTTMPAICLLSTLLVASFLATGCRTAASLGLPVSGTSHALLPYATDLRQAGHRAGIATELAKHPLPPHRMAAGDVLVIEPNDFNSPVRLQSDQVVQQDGSIELGDYGRVEVLGMTVQEIQQTVQTRVASRETEKSQTRMAMVSHRNNITPEEVVDYGVNVRLVSNESDLFYVMGEVNAPGSYPLVGTETVLDAVIAAGGLSDKANEHKIILTRPQPDGQKRLILPVCYKQILQLGDVSTNYQLMPGDRIYIPSITIWEDVKQSMAFNSDKSCPHCREYR, encoded by the coding sequence ATGAAAAACAATCTCACTCCGCGCGTCTCGTCACGAAACGTCAAGCGAACGAGTTCCGTCGCAACGATGTCCACGACAATGCCAGCGATTTGCCTACTTAGCACACTCCTGGTCGCTTCGTTCCTGGCCACTGGATGTCGCACCGCCGCATCGCTGGGGCTTCCCGTTTCAGGGACCTCCCACGCGTTGCTTCCCTACGCGACGGACCTTCGCCAAGCCGGTCACCGCGCCGGCATTGCGACTGAACTTGCCAAGCACCCGCTGCCCCCGCACCGCATGGCCGCCGGCGACGTCCTAGTCATCGAACCCAACGATTTCAATTCGCCGGTTCGTTTGCAAAGCGATCAGGTCGTGCAACAAGACGGCAGTATCGAACTGGGCGACTACGGGCGTGTCGAAGTCCTTGGCATGACCGTCCAAGAGATCCAACAAACGGTCCAGACGCGAGTCGCGTCTCGCGAAACCGAAAAGTCGCAAACACGCATGGCGATGGTCTCCCACCGTAACAACATCACCCCCGAAGAAGTCGTCGACTACGGAGTCAACGTGCGACTGGTCAGCAACGAAAGCGATCTGTTCTACGTGATGGGCGAAGTCAATGCGCCGGGATCCTATCCGCTGGTTGGAACCGAAACGGTCCTCGATGCGGTGATCGCCGCTGGCGGCCTGTCCGACAAAGCCAACGAGCACAAAATCATCCTCACGCGTCCTCAACCTGATGGCCAAAAGCGGCTGATCTTACCGGTTTGCTACAAACAAATCCTGCAACTCGGCGACGTGTCAACCAACTACCAACTGATGCCAGGCGACCGCATCTACATCCCCAGCATCACGATCTGGGAAGACGTCAAGCAAAGCATGGCATTCAACAGCGACAAAAGCTGCCCACATTGCCGCGAGTACCGCTGA
- a CDS encoding FG-GAP-like repeat-containing protein, translating to MRRGQWQEAWRFSNATLTQHPNDADTIQLVASVAQQIGEQDVAADLMIDACRAEALGNAQRLNQAANALLNAGRLYDCMDLLEESLEVDPMRHQIRMLFYNMCWGIENRLRAIPHGRFLVQHRQFDLRLLLSLSYTESGTDRLDSFIELANRYPSDKRPLVAQAKSLFDQGEFEQAAKVLHEVLEFHSDHLPAVVLLCRVLVASNLDDEFIAVIADVPEKIEAYPDYWLAVGDWCEAHQQNHRAARAYWEAAKRDAEGREAWLKFSTSLKRIDNSDHQLDQAEIESIETRVNLLTQVSDVMNRFRYYPSQGLAIEIAEALRELGRLWEAEAWASIATQLPQEEGVLVKRVRESIVALMSKQTPWQLEEKHPELRIDLTCLDLPRIELDQLASVTESKAAIRRTGEPRRIGLSNEAGERSLNFFGRTGDDLARPGVLFHQTLGCGGGTIDFDLDGWSDLYLAAAGGTPPHQDSQPNTLWRNQDGGFVDVTREAETGDTGFGQGIAVGDINEDGFPDLLALNYGPNSLFINNGDGTFTNATDQMDQDGRGLDWSSSGAVADLDQDGLADLVVLSYGDGLEQVRKTCLDGGQVRACAPSNF from the coding sequence GTGAGACGTGGTCAGTGGCAAGAAGCGTGGCGGTTTTCCAATGCGACGCTCACTCAACACCCGAATGATGCTGACACGATTCAGCTGGTCGCGAGTGTCGCACAACAGATTGGCGAGCAGGATGTGGCTGCCGATTTGATGATTGATGCGTGCCGCGCGGAAGCCTTGGGGAATGCACAGCGTTTGAATCAGGCTGCGAACGCGCTGTTGAATGCCGGGCGTCTTTATGACTGCATGGATCTATTGGAAGAATCGCTTGAAGTCGATCCCATGCGGCACCAAATCAGGATGTTGTTTTATAACATGTGTTGGGGAATCGAGAACCGACTGCGAGCGATCCCGCACGGTCGCTTTTTGGTCCAACATCGGCAGTTTGATTTGCGACTTCTGTTGTCACTCAGTTACACCGAGTCGGGAACGGATCGGTTGGATTCATTCATCGAGTTGGCGAACCGTTACCCGAGTGATAAACGGCCGCTCGTTGCTCAAGCTAAGTCACTTTTCGACCAAGGTGAATTCGAACAAGCCGCGAAGGTTCTGCATGAGGTGCTCGAGTTTCACTCGGATCATCTGCCGGCAGTCGTCTTGTTGTGCCGTGTTTTGGTGGCATCGAATCTTGATGACGAGTTCATTGCTGTGATCGCGGATGTTCCGGAAAAGATTGAAGCGTATCCCGATTATTGGTTGGCGGTGGGCGACTGGTGTGAAGCTCATCAGCAGAATCACCGAGCTGCACGTGCCTATTGGGAGGCGGCCAAACGGGATGCAGAGGGCAGAGAAGCCTGGCTTAAATTTTCGACTTCGTTGAAGCGAATCGATAACAGCGATCACCAACTTGACCAAGCTGAGATTGAGTCCATCGAGACTCGCGTGAACCTGCTCACACAAGTCAGCGACGTCATGAATCGTTTTCGCTACTATCCGTCTCAAGGCCTTGCGATCGAGATTGCCGAGGCTTTGCGAGAGCTTGGCCGACTATGGGAAGCCGAGGCCTGGGCATCGATCGCGACGCAGTTGCCTCAGGAAGAGGGTGTGTTGGTCAAACGCGTTCGAGAATCCATCGTCGCATTGATGAGCAAGCAAACGCCTTGGCAGTTGGAAGAGAAACACCCGGAACTTCGAATTGATTTGACCTGCCTTGATCTGCCTCGTATCGAGCTTGATCAATTGGCATCGGTGACTGAAAGCAAAGCTGCGATTCGTAGGACAGGCGAACCTCGACGCATTGGACTATCGAATGAGGCGGGAGAGCGGTCGCTGAACTTTTTTGGCCGAACCGGTGACGATTTGGCCCGGCCAGGTGTCCTGTTTCATCAAACGTTGGGCTGCGGTGGAGGGACGATCGACTTTGATCTTGATGGCTGGAGTGACCTGTACTTGGCGGCAGCCGGCGGGACTCCACCACACCAAGATTCACAGCCGAACACACTATGGAGAAATCAAGATGGTGGATTTGTTGATGTGACGCGAGAGGCTGAGACTGGTGACACTGGCTTTGGTCAAGGGATAGCGGTTGGGGATATCAACGAAGATGGATTCCCAGATCTACTTGCTTTGAATTACGGACCGAATTCGCTATTCATCAACAACGGCGATGGAACGTTCACGAATGCTACCGACCAGATGGATCAAGACGGGCGAGGACTTGACTGGTCGTCCAGCGGAGCGGTCGCTGACTTGGACCAGGATGGGCTCGCCGACTTGGTCGTGTTGAGCTATG